Part of the Kitasatospora sp. NBC_00374 genome is shown below.
TCGTCGAAGGCGGGGGCGTGCGACCGGGCGGCGGCCCGCTGGTCGCGGTCGGCGGCCGCCTGGGCGGCCCGGACCCGGTCGACGGCGCGGCGGTGCGCCATGGTCAGCACCCAGGGCATCACCTCGCCGCGCTCCGGCCGGTACCGGGAGGCGGTGCGCCAGACCTCCAGCAGCACCTCCTGGGCGACCTCCTCGGACTGGGCGGGGTCGCGCAGCACGCGGCGGATCAGCCCGAGCACCGGGCCGGCCACCGCGTCGTACAGGCGGCTGAACGCGTCCTGGTCCCCGAACGCGACCCTGGCGACGAGTTCCTGCAGGTCGGGTCCGCGCCGGTGCGGCCCGGAGAGGTGGACGACGGTGTTCACCAGGCCACCTCCGGGCAACGGACGGCGGCCCGGGCCACCGGTCGCGGCGGACGGGCCCGGAGCGGGTCCATCGGGTGGGCGGCTGGCATCAGGGACCTCCGGGAGGACGGCGGGGCGCGGCCGGCTGCTCCGCGGAGCACCCGGCACCGGTTGTTCGGAGCGGGATCCGGGACGGATTGGTGCCGTGGCCCGGATATTTCGTCCGATCATGGACCCGGTGGGCCGCGTCTGCCCCGAAATCCCACCAATCACCTGCCTGCCGGGCGACGAATCAGGTATCTGGACGTCCGGGCCTCCACCGTGCCCGACCGGCTGGCCGCCGCGGCGGACTTCCAGGAGGCTGGGGTACGAGGTGCCCTTCCATCTGTCCCCGGTTCATGCTCACCCGCGACCAGGAACCGCACCACGTCAACCTGGGCCGGCACCCGAGAGCTGGTCGAACGGCACGCGCCGTGACTGCGGAGTCGGTACGCGTTCCAGCTCACCCGCGTTCCACTTCACCCGCGTTACCAGTGCATCGGGAGACGAGATGACCGACGAACCCACCGGCGGCAGGCTCTGCCTGGTCACCGGCGCGACCGGTTACATCGGCGGGCGGCTCGTCCCCGAGCTGCTGGCCGCCGGCCACCGGGTCCGCTGCCTGGTCCGCGACCCCGGACGGATCCGCGACTACCCGTGGCGGGCGGAGGTGGACACCGCGAGGGCGGACGTCACCCGCCCCGAGACGCTGGCCGGCGTGTTCGACGGCGTCCAGGTCGCCTACTACCTGGTGCACTCGCTCGGCACCGGCCCGACCTTCGAGGAGCGCGACCGCGCCGCCGCCCGGGCCTTCGGGGACGCCGCCGCCCGGGCCGGCGTGCGCCGGATCGTCTACCTCGGCGGGCTGGTGCCGCCCGGTGTCCCGCCCGACTCGCTCTCCCCGCATCTGCGCTCGCGCGCGGAGGTGGGCCGGCTGCTGCGGGAGAGCGGCGTCCCGACGGCCGAACTGCGTGCCGCCGTGATCATCGGCTCCGGCTCGGCCTCGTTCGAGATGCTCCGCCACCTCACCGAGCGACTGCCCGTGATGGTCACGCCGAACTGGGTGGACACCCGGATCCAGCCGATCGCCGTCCGGGACGTGCTGCGCTACCTGGTCGGGGCCGCCGCACTGCCGCCCGAGGTCAACCGGCCGTTCGACATCGGCGGGCCGGACGTGCTGACGTACCGCGAGATGATGCTCCGCTACGCCCGGATCGCCGACCTGCCGAAGCGCCTGATCCTCCCGGTGCCCGTCCTCACCCCGCGGCTGTCCAGCCACTGGGTCGGCCTGGTCACCCCGGTCCCCCACTCGATCGCCCGGCCGCTGGTGGAGTCGCTGCGGCACGAGGTGGTCTGCCGGGAGCACGACCTCGCCGCGTACGTCCCCGACCCGCCCGGCGGGCTGGTCGGCTTCGAGCAGTCCGTCCGGCTGGCCCTCAAGCGGATCCAGGACGCCGAGGTGACCACCCGTTGGTCCTCCGCCTCGCTGGCCGGCGCGCCCAGCGACCCGCTGCCGACCGACCCCGACTGGGCCGGCGGCAGCCTGTACGAGGACGTCAAGGAACGCGAGGTCTCGGCCGCCCCCGAGTCGGTCTGGCGGGTGGTCGAGAGCATCGGCGGCGAGAACGGCTGGTACTCCTTCCCGCTTGCCTGGGCCGT
Proteins encoded:
- a CDS encoding sigma-70 family RNA polymerase sigma factor, translated to MNTVVHLSGPHRRGPDLQELVARVAFGDQDAFSRLYDAVAGPVLGLIRRVLRDPAQSEEVAQEVLLEVWRTASRYRPERGEVMPWVLTMAHRRAVDRVRAAQAAADRDQRAAARSHAPAFDEVAEQVEGRLEREQVRRCLQGLTELQRESVTMAYYRGYSYREVADMLGSPLGTVKTRMRDALIRLRDCLGVGS
- a CDS encoding SDR family oxidoreductase, coding for MTDEPTGGRLCLVTGATGYIGGRLVPELLAAGHRVRCLVRDPGRIRDYPWRAEVDTARADVTRPETLAGVFDGVQVAYYLVHSLGTGPTFEERDRAAARAFGDAAARAGVRRIVYLGGLVPPGVPPDSLSPHLRSRAEVGRLLRESGVPTAELRAAVIIGSGSASFEMLRHLTERLPVMVTPNWVDTRIQPIAVRDVLRYLVGAAALPPEVNRPFDIGGPDVLTYREMMLRYARIADLPKRLILPVPVLTPRLSSHWVGLVTPVPHSIARPLVESLRHEVVCREHDLAAYVPDPPGGLVGFEQSVRLALKRIQDAEVTTRWSSASLAGAPSDPLPTDPDWAGGSLYEDVKEREVSAAPESVWRVVESIGGENGWYSFPLAWAVRGWLDRLVGGVGLRRGRRDPERLRVGDSLDFWRVEEIEPVGLLRLRAEMRLPGLAWLELRVDDDGYGGTIYRQRALFHPHGLAGHAYWWSVAPFHSFVFGGMARNITERARLLP